A region of Candidatus Methylomirabilis tolerans DNA encodes the following proteins:
- a CDS encoding SUMF1/EgtB/PvdO family nonheme iron enzyme, producing MEPPSSGTSRIVRGGSWSLGPLDAFRCATRNSLAPTAWEHDLGFRCARSLE from the coding sequence ATCGAGCCACCCTCGAGCGGAACCTCTCGGATCGTGCGAGGCGGCTCGTGGAGCCTTGGCCCTCTCGACGCCTTTCGATGTGCCACTCGCAACAGCCTCGCCCCGACCGCTTGGGAACACGACCTCGGGTTCCGTTGCGCCAGGTCTCTCGAGTGA